From Triticum aestivum cultivar Chinese Spring chromosome 4A, IWGSC CS RefSeq v2.1, whole genome shotgun sequence, a single genomic window includes:
- the LOC123087242 gene encoding plasma membrane ATPase 1 isoform X2 translates to MAMASRQEGSLDAVLKEAVDLEHIPIDEVFENLRCSHEGLTSEQAQQRLQIFGPNKLEEKEESKFLKFLGFMWNPLSWVMEAAAIMAIALANGGGKPPDWQDFVGIITLLLINSTISFIEENNAGNAAAALMARLAPKAKVLRDGRWTEEEAAVLVPGDIISIKLGDIIPADARLLDGDPLKIDQSALTGESLPATKGLGDGVYSGSTVKQGEIEAVVIATGVHTFFGKAAHLVDSTNQVGHFQQVLTAIGNFCICSIAVGMFIEIIVMYPIQHRAYRPGIDNLLVLLIGGIPIAMPTVLSVTMAIGSHRLSQQGAITKRMTAIEEMAGMDVLCSDKTGTLTLNKLSVDKNLIEVFEKGVTQDQVILMAARASRIENQDAIDTAIVGMLGDPKEARAGIQEVHFLPFNPTDKRTALTYIDGDGKMCRVSKGAPEQILNLAHNKSEIAQKVHTVIDKFAERGLRSLGVAYQDVPDGRKESPGSPWHFVALLPLFDPPRHDSAETIQRALNLGVNVKMITGDQLAIGKETGRRLGMGTNMYPSSALLGQNKDESIADLPVDDLIEKADGFAGVFPEHKYEIVKRLQARKHICGMTGDGVNDAPALKKADIGIAVADATDAARSASDIVLTEPGLSVIISAVLTSRAIFQRMKNYTIYAVSITIRIVLGFMLLALIWEFDFPPFMVLIIAILNDGTIMTISKDRVKPSPLPDSWKLAEIFTTGVVLGGYLAMMTVIFFWAAYKTNFFPRVFHVKSLEKTTQDDFKMLASAVYLQVSTISQALIFVTRSRSWSFVERPGFLLVFAFFVAQLIATLIAVYADWGFTSIKGIGWGWAGIVWLYNIVFYFPLDIIKFFIRYALSGKAWDLVIDQRIAFTRKKHFGKEERELKWAHAQRTLHGLQPPDAKLFPEKAAYNELSQMAEEAKRRAEIARLRELHTLKGHVESVVKLKGLDIGTIQQSYTV, encoded by the exons ATGGCCATGGCCAGCAGGCAGGAGGGGAGCCTCGACGCCGTGCTCAAGGAGGCCGTCGACCTG GAGCACATCCCGATCGATGAAGTGTTTGAGAACCTTCGGTGCAGCCATGAGGGGCTCACTTCCGAGCAGGCGCAGCAGCGGCTGCAGATCTTCGGCCCGAACAAGCTCGAGGAGAAGGAG GAGAGCAAGTTCCTCAAGTTTCTGGGGTTCATGTGGAACCCACTCTCATGGGTCATGGAGGCTGCGGCGATCATGGCCATCGCGTTGGCCAACGGAGGG GGGAAGCCGCCAGATTGGCAAGACTTTGTCGGTATCATCACGCTGCTACTTATAAACTCCACCATCAGTTTCATAGAGGAGAACAATGCCGGAAATGCCGCCGCCGCGCTTATGGCCCGCCTTGCACCAAAAGCCAAG GTTCTCCGTGACGGTCGTTGGACCGAGGAGGAGGCAGCCGTCCTTGTGCCTGGGGACATCATCAGCATCAAACTTGGAGATATCATTCCTGCCGACGCACGCCTCCTAGACGGCGACCCTTTGAAGATTGATCAG TCCGCCCTGACCGGAGAATCACTGCCAGCCACCAAAGGCCTTGGTGACGGCGTCTACTCTGGTTCGACGGTCAAGCAGGGCGAGATCGAGGCTGTTGTCATAGCAACTGGTGTGCACACTTTCTTTGGAAAGGCCGCACATCTCGTTGACTCCACTAACCAAGTTGGCCATTTCCAGCAG GTGTTAACAGCCATCGGGAACTTTTGTATTTGCTCGATCGCCGTGGGAATGTTCATCGAGATCATTGTCATGTATCCTATCCAGCACAGGGCGTACCGCCCTGGGATCGACAACCTTTTGGTGCTCCTCATTGGAGGCATTCCCATAGCGATGCCCACAGTCTTGTCGGTCACCATGGCGATTGGGTCTCATCGCTTGTCTCAACAG GGAGCTATAACAAAGCGAATGACTGCAATTGAAGAGATGGCCGGCATGGATGTTCTTTGCAGTGATAAAACTGGAACCCTGACTCTAAATAAGCTCAGTGTGGACAAGAACCTAATCGAG GTTTTTGAAAAAGGAGTGACTCAAGACCAGGTAATTCTGATGGCTGCTAGAGCATCCCGGATAGAAAATCAAGATGCCATTGATACAGCAATAGTTGGGATGCTAGGCGATCCAAAAGAG GCGCGTGCTGGTATTCAAGAGGTTCATTTTCTGCCGTTCAATCCTACCGACAAAAGAACTGCCTTGACATACATCGATGGTGATGGAAAGATGTGTCGTGTTAGCAAAGGTGCACCAGAGCAG ATTCTCAACCTGGCCCACAACAAGTCAGAGATCGCACAAAAAGTCCACACTGTCATCGACAAGTTCGCGGAACGTGGACTTCGGTCACTTGGTGTAGCATATCAG GACGTGCCAGACGGGAGGAAAGAGAGCCCGGGTAGCCCGtggcattttgttgctctcttgccACTCTTTGATCCACCGAGGCACGACAGCGCAGAAACAATTCAAAGGGCACTTAACCTTGGTGTGAATGTGAAGATGATCACAG GCGACCAGCTCGCGATTGGGAAGGAAACAGGGCGTCGTCTAGGAATGGGTACAAACATGTACCCTTCATCTGCTTTGCTGGGGCAGAACAAGGATGAGTCTATTGCTGATTTACCAGTCGATGATCTAATTGAGAAAGCCGATGGTTTTGCTGGCGTATTCCCAG AACACAAATATGAGATTGTGAAACGCCTACAAGCACGGAAGCACATTTGTGGAATGACTGGCGATGGCGTAAACGATGCACCAGCCCTAAAGAAAGCTGATATTGGTATAGCGGTTGCCGATGCGACAGATGCAGCGAGGAGTGCTTCTGATATCGTACTCACCGAACCTGGTCTAAGTGTGATCATTAGTGCCGTCCTTACCAGTCGAGCGATTTTCCAGCGGATGAAGAACTACACT ATCTATGCGGTCTCAATTACAATACGTATTGTG CTTGGATTTATGCTACTTGCCCTCATATGGGAATTTGATTTCCCGCCATTTATGGTCCTGATCATAGCAATTCTGAATGATG GTACCATAATGACAATATCCAAGGATCGAGTAAAGCCTTCTCCACTACCTGACAGCTGGAAGTTGGCTGAAATTTTCACAACAGGGGTGGTTCTTGGCGGATACTTGGCAATGATGACTGTCATTTTCTTCTGGGCTGCATACAAGACTAACTTTTTCCCT AGGGTCTTCCATGTAAAAAGCCTTGAGAAGACCACTCAAGATGACTTCAAAATGCTTGCCTCTGCTGTATACCTTCAAGTCAGCACCATCAGCCAAGCTCTCATCTTCGTTACAAGGTCTCGAAGCTGGTCGTTCGTCGAGCGCCCCGGCTTTCTCCTGGTCTTCGCTTTCTTCGTCGCACAGCTG ATAGCTACACTGATCGCTGTATACGCTGACTGGGGATTCACTTCGATCAAAGGCATCGGATGGGGCTGGGCTGGCATCGTGTGGCTCTACAACATCGTCTTCTACTTCCCGCTTGACATCATCAAGTTCTTCATCCGATACGCTCTGAGCGGCAAAGCATGGGATCTTGTCATTGACCAAAGA ATCGCGTTTACAAGGAAGAAGCACTTTGGCAAGGAAGAGAGGGAGCTCAAGTGGGCCCATGCACAAAGGACGCTCCATGGGCTGCAGCCACCGGATGCCAAGCTGTTCCCTGAGAAGGCGGCCTACAACGAGCTCAGTCAGATGGCCGAGGAGGCGAAACGGAGGGCCGAGATTGCAAG GCTCAGGGAGCTCCACACTCTCAAGGGGCATGTGGAGTCAGTTGTGAAGCTGAAGGGCCTCGACATCGGCACCATTCAGCAATCTTACACCGTGTGA
- the LOC123087242 gene encoding plasma membrane ATPase 1 isoform X1, with the protein MAMASRQEGSLDAVLKEAVDLEHIPIDEVFENLRCSHEGLTSEQAQQRLQIFGPNKLEEKEESKFLKFLGFMWNPLSWVMEAAAIMAIALANGGGKPPDWQDFVGIITLLLINSTISFIEENNAGNAAAALMARLAPKAKVLRDGRWTEEEAAVLVPGDIISIKLGDIIPADARLLDGDPLKIDQSALTGESLPATKGLGDGVYSGSTVKQGEIEAVVIATGVHTFFGKAAHLVDSTNQVGHFQQVLTAIGNFCICSIAVGMFIEIIVMYPIQHRAYRPGIDNLLVLLIGGIPIAMPTVLSVTMAIGSHRLSQQGAITKRMTAIEEMAGMDVLCSDKTGTLTLNKLSVDKNLIEVFEKGVTQDQVILMAARASRIENQDAIDTAIVGMLGDPKEARAGIQEVHFLPFNPTDKRTALTYIDGDGKMCRVSKGAPEQILNLAHNKSEIAQKVHTVIDKFAERGLRSLGVAYQDVPDGRKESPGSPWHFVALLPLFDPPRHDSAETIQRALNLGVNVKMITGDQLAIGKETGRRLGMGTNMYPSSALLGQNKDESIADLPVDDLIEKADGFAGVFPGMCCNQLEENKIKEMKKGHNNNMVTFFLCSEHKYEIVKRLQARKHICGMTGDGVNDAPALKKADIGIAVADATDAARSASDIVLTEPGLSVIISAVLTSRAIFQRMKNYTIYAVSITIRIVLGFMLLALIWEFDFPPFMVLIIAILNDGTIMTISKDRVKPSPLPDSWKLAEIFTTGVVLGGYLAMMTVIFFWAAYKTNFFPRVFHVKSLEKTTQDDFKMLASAVYLQVSTISQALIFVTRSRSWSFVERPGFLLVFAFFVAQLIATLIAVYADWGFTSIKGIGWGWAGIVWLYNIVFYFPLDIIKFFIRYALSGKAWDLVIDQRIAFTRKKHFGKEERELKWAHAQRTLHGLQPPDAKLFPEKAAYNELSQMAEEAKRRAEIARLRELHTLKGHVESVVKLKGLDIGTIQQSYTV; encoded by the exons ATGGCCATGGCCAGCAGGCAGGAGGGGAGCCTCGACGCCGTGCTCAAGGAGGCCGTCGACCTG GAGCACATCCCGATCGATGAAGTGTTTGAGAACCTTCGGTGCAGCCATGAGGGGCTCACTTCCGAGCAGGCGCAGCAGCGGCTGCAGATCTTCGGCCCGAACAAGCTCGAGGAGAAGGAG GAGAGCAAGTTCCTCAAGTTTCTGGGGTTCATGTGGAACCCACTCTCATGGGTCATGGAGGCTGCGGCGATCATGGCCATCGCGTTGGCCAACGGAGGG GGGAAGCCGCCAGATTGGCAAGACTTTGTCGGTATCATCACGCTGCTACTTATAAACTCCACCATCAGTTTCATAGAGGAGAACAATGCCGGAAATGCCGCCGCCGCGCTTATGGCCCGCCTTGCACCAAAAGCCAAG GTTCTCCGTGACGGTCGTTGGACCGAGGAGGAGGCAGCCGTCCTTGTGCCTGGGGACATCATCAGCATCAAACTTGGAGATATCATTCCTGCCGACGCACGCCTCCTAGACGGCGACCCTTTGAAGATTGATCAG TCCGCCCTGACCGGAGAATCACTGCCAGCCACCAAAGGCCTTGGTGACGGCGTCTACTCTGGTTCGACGGTCAAGCAGGGCGAGATCGAGGCTGTTGTCATAGCAACTGGTGTGCACACTTTCTTTGGAAAGGCCGCACATCTCGTTGACTCCACTAACCAAGTTGGCCATTTCCAGCAG GTGTTAACAGCCATCGGGAACTTTTGTATTTGCTCGATCGCCGTGGGAATGTTCATCGAGATCATTGTCATGTATCCTATCCAGCACAGGGCGTACCGCCCTGGGATCGACAACCTTTTGGTGCTCCTCATTGGAGGCATTCCCATAGCGATGCCCACAGTCTTGTCGGTCACCATGGCGATTGGGTCTCATCGCTTGTCTCAACAG GGAGCTATAACAAAGCGAATGACTGCAATTGAAGAGATGGCCGGCATGGATGTTCTTTGCAGTGATAAAACTGGAACCCTGACTCTAAATAAGCTCAGTGTGGACAAGAACCTAATCGAG GTTTTTGAAAAAGGAGTGACTCAAGACCAGGTAATTCTGATGGCTGCTAGAGCATCCCGGATAGAAAATCAAGATGCCATTGATACAGCAATAGTTGGGATGCTAGGCGATCCAAAAGAG GCGCGTGCTGGTATTCAAGAGGTTCATTTTCTGCCGTTCAATCCTACCGACAAAAGAACTGCCTTGACATACATCGATGGTGATGGAAAGATGTGTCGTGTTAGCAAAGGTGCACCAGAGCAG ATTCTCAACCTGGCCCACAACAAGTCAGAGATCGCACAAAAAGTCCACACTGTCATCGACAAGTTCGCGGAACGTGGACTTCGGTCACTTGGTGTAGCATATCAG GACGTGCCAGACGGGAGGAAAGAGAGCCCGGGTAGCCCGtggcattttgttgctctcttgccACTCTTTGATCCACCGAGGCACGACAGCGCAGAAACAATTCAAAGGGCACTTAACCTTGGTGTGAATGTGAAGATGATCACAG GCGACCAGCTCGCGATTGGGAAGGAAACAGGGCGTCGTCTAGGAATGGGTACAAACATGTACCCTTCATCTGCTTTGCTGGGGCAGAACAAGGATGAGTCTATTGCTGATTTACCAGTCGATGATCTAATTGAGAAAGCCGATGGTTTTGCTGGCGTATTCCCAGGTATGTGCTGTAATCAGTTAGAAGAAAATAAAATCAAAGAAATGAAAAAGGGACATAACAATAATATGGTAACATTTTTTCTTTGCTCAGAACACAAATATGAGATTGTGAAACGCCTACAAGCACGGAAGCACATTTGTGGAATGACTGGCGATGGCGTAAACGATGCACCAGCCCTAAAGAAAGCTGATATTGGTATAGCGGTTGCCGATGCGACAGATGCAGCGAGGAGTGCTTCTGATATCGTACTCACCGAACCTGGTCTAAGTGTGATCATTAGTGCCGTCCTTACCAGTCGAGCGATTTTCCAGCGGATGAAGAACTACACT ATCTATGCGGTCTCAATTACAATACGTATTGTG CTTGGATTTATGCTACTTGCCCTCATATGGGAATTTGATTTCCCGCCATTTATGGTCCTGATCATAGCAATTCTGAATGATG GTACCATAATGACAATATCCAAGGATCGAGTAAAGCCTTCTCCACTACCTGACAGCTGGAAGTTGGCTGAAATTTTCACAACAGGGGTGGTTCTTGGCGGATACTTGGCAATGATGACTGTCATTTTCTTCTGGGCTGCATACAAGACTAACTTTTTCCCT AGGGTCTTCCATGTAAAAAGCCTTGAGAAGACCACTCAAGATGACTTCAAAATGCTTGCCTCTGCTGTATACCTTCAAGTCAGCACCATCAGCCAAGCTCTCATCTTCGTTACAAGGTCTCGAAGCTGGTCGTTCGTCGAGCGCCCCGGCTTTCTCCTGGTCTTCGCTTTCTTCGTCGCACAGCTG ATAGCTACACTGATCGCTGTATACGCTGACTGGGGATTCACTTCGATCAAAGGCATCGGATGGGGCTGGGCTGGCATCGTGTGGCTCTACAACATCGTCTTCTACTTCCCGCTTGACATCATCAAGTTCTTCATCCGATACGCTCTGAGCGGCAAAGCATGGGATCTTGTCATTGACCAAAGA ATCGCGTTTACAAGGAAGAAGCACTTTGGCAAGGAAGAGAGGGAGCTCAAGTGGGCCCATGCACAAAGGACGCTCCATGGGCTGCAGCCACCGGATGCCAAGCTGTTCCCTGAGAAGGCGGCCTACAACGAGCTCAGTCAGATGGCCGAGGAGGCGAAACGGAGGGCCGAGATTGCAAG GCTCAGGGAGCTCCACACTCTCAAGGGGCATGTGGAGTCAGTTGTGAAGCTGAAGGGCCTCGACATCGGCACCATTCAGCAATCTTACACCGTGTGA